The Capsicum annuum cultivar UCD-10X-F1 chromosome 3, UCD10Xv1.1, whole genome shotgun sequence genomic sequence tatttttttaaaatagtctttacctattaactaatatttttatgAACGAAATTTCTCCTGACTAATGGagtaaattatataaatgatcTTCATAATGGATAACTactctatatttatatctttcaattttttttttatttttaattttttctcaactcttacttttttttttcttttttcctctgaacttctttttttttctttttcattttactttgatttttattttattttttatgttttttagtttttctcaatctttactttttttctttacacctctcaacatctacttttataaaaaaaattatttttgtatgattttttttttctttttaatttttctcgacctttatttttattaaatttttattttatttttatcaacctttatttttttttccattctctATCAACTTCTACtgtttctttgatttctattttttaatatttttcttcattttctttttttttttcgcaatttttattatttttgttcctttttttgatttctttcattcaagttacatctcatgagtaaGAGaggacactatcacattataaagacaagacttatgactttcaaacaacaagatacgtttcatgggtaagagttgacactaccacattgtagaggcaagacttatgactttcaaacaacaggTTAGTTGACACTGCCAcattctattttgatttgttagatattttataactcttaccttaagGCAAGACTTAATTcggggactttcaaacaacaacttATGCCCcaagggcaagagttgactctaccacttatattttcatttatgagatgttctataactattgtgTTAGAGGTAAGAGTTAGATCaatgactttcaaactataaattatgccccacgggcaagagttgactctaccacattatgttttcatttatgagatgttctacaactattgtcttagaggcaagacttagctcaaggactttcaaactacaaattaccacgttatgttttcatttatgagatgttctacaactattgccttagaggcaagacataactcaaggattttcaaacaacaaattatgccccacgggcaagaattGACTCTACACGTCATTCATGTCCTTAAATTTGTTTTGATGTAAAAACAAAAAGGATCCCTTTACAGattatacaattttttatttattagcaaaatataataaaagttgaaaaaaaataatcaaacaaaatagagaaataaaaaaaaagagattgagaaaaaaaaggcaataagaaaataaagattaagaaaaagcaaagaattaaaaaaattgagaaaaataaaaatgagaggaaaaaataaaaataaagtttgaaaaaattgagatggaaaaaagaaaaatgataaaaataaaaaataaaagaaaaataaaagttgagacaaatgaatttaaaaaataaaaagtaaaatgaagaaatagataatatttaaaaaaaaagaaaaaaaagaaaaactaaaatttgagataaatgaattaaaacatgaaaataataagaaaaaaataaaaaagtgaaaataatgaaaataaaaatagaatttaagggacaaatgagtatgaaaactagtttttaaagattttttttattgggataaaaaattcaaagcctCCAAATATTGAGGATATAGGATGTAACTTCCTGAGTTTGGACCATTGGTCATTGAATGATCTGTCGACTAAAACAATACCTATAAATAGCCTTTTCAGTTTTGGGCTACGTTGACCTCTTTAGTATTGTtgtttttccttccttttttttagctccaatttttttttttcttttttcttttttttttttgctaaaagagctgctttttttttttttttttttttttttataaaaatttataattatatagaaactgtataattgttgtataaaattcGTATTTCTATAAGAAATACGTGAAAAtcgtataaaaaaaatatagttattgtATAATTTGTATAGAACGTGTATAGAACTTGTAGCTAAATAATTATTGTAGGTTATTAGGacgtgtatagaaattgtatagaatATTTCtatgtatatgatgtgtatacaagaaatattattattgcatatatatatatatataaaagatgtgtataaaaattgtatcattAGTGTACAAAATATGTATACGTCTAGAATgcatataaattatataatatatatatataaatagagaaCAATAATTTCAatgttataaaattatatttgactgttaaaaaataatatttaaaaactagactttttttagtaataaaagctaaaaaataaaagtggaaaaaataaaagagaagctaaattttgaaaaaagaattaaaaatggcgGGAGCAGGGAGCTGGGAATTTGGCTAAAAAGTGAAAATTGAATTCATCgactattttcatgaaatttgttTAGACTGTAGTGCCTTTTTggccttttttcctttttccttttgatATATATTGTACTCCTACTAATGTTTTTCGAATTGATATttttccaataaattttatgttccTAAGAGGTACACAACATAAATTTCCTCAATATGCTCTGTTGACTCACAGTCATTTAGGGAATATAATCTTTtatggggtcgtttggtagagtgtattgaaaaaattaatgcatgtattagttaatgagtattagtagtaccttgtttggtaccaTATTTTTACTAtgcataaataatatttatactaattatgcagtgtattgtgtattgaggtgtgtattaataatatacaccatttttcatgtattagtaatacaaagactcaatacatgcattaacttattaaataataattttatcccTATTTTTCAACCTTTTTTCTCCCATGATTCTACCCAAAATGGAGAGCTAAAAGATTCTAAGCTTGAAAGAAAGGGTACAAAGAAGAAGCTTTAGTGGTTGTCAATGGTGGCGGCCTTCTCCTCCTTCTCCCTCTCCAATTCTCCTTTTACTGTTAGACCTTTCAAATGCCTATCTGTTTATCCCTTACTCTTTTCTCTTTCACCTTTACTTCGCCAAAATTCCTAACAAATCGTTAACCTTAAGAACTTCCACAATTGTTACTTCTTCTTTCGATGGTTTCAGTACCAACAATCACAATTCTCAATCtaaggaatattttgataaataaatatttttgtataaaaattatgtaaatatatattatttttaatacatcaaatcaaatattgTGAATGAAATAATGTCTGCATAACTAATACCAGCAATGCAAGTATTTTAATACACCttataaaacattatttttatataatctaTCGAACGACCCCTAAATGAGCCTTTACTTCTTTATTTGTGAAGATATACAATAGAAACTTGCAAGTTGCAACTTTAGAGGTGTTAGTGTTAATAATGGTAGAAGAAAACGATATTTCCTTAAATTAtcagtaaattttatttaaatattaaattaaaacatattttgGTTGAACACTTTGATCATATGATAAAGTCTCCTATTAGAGATATCCGActcaacatttttttaaaaaaaatttgcatGTTTTGAATCGCTCATTACGTAAATAAATCAACCACTTAAAAAAAATctcttattatattattcacCTCAAACCTCATGTATGTTCTCATTGAATTGACGTGTCTAAATAAAGAAGTTATACGTGTCTAACTAATCAACACCACGTACGCTTTTAAATTGGTGCAAAAGCTTTTTTTTTCAGATATTGAATTGGAATACATCATATTTGAGTATATAAATGAAATTTACTAACATATGATGAGGTATAATTCATACAAGCACATTGAGGTGATAAGATTGTTGTCAGTTGCTTTTACTCTCCTGATGATTCTTTACTAATTCAGTTGACCAAACAACAATGTCTTTAATATTGCACCAAAACATTCCCGTCAGCATGAATTTCAGATGGCCAAATTATATCTGTGCAAAATCCACATGCCCAGTTACTTTCTCCTATACAAATGAACATACAAAAAATAGTAAACGCCGCCGCATCAGTCTTCAAAAATCAGGCCAAACTCATCTGGCTGGTAATGAAAAAATCCAACCCAAAACCAAACTCGAAGCACTTGAAACTGTCATCACTAAATTAGAACTCACCGTGAAAAATGGCACTGATATTTACGACCCACAAATCTTTGCTTCCCTTTTAGAAACATGCTTTCAATTGCAAGCAATTGATCACGGTATCCGTGTTCATCACCTCATTCCTGAGAAACTTTTACGTAAGAACGTCGGCATTTCATCGAAGCTGATTAGACTTTATGCATTCAGTGGACAGACTCAGAAAGCCCATCAactgttcgataaaatgcctaagagaaatGCGTCGGCATTTCCTTGGAATTCGATTATTTCAGGATATGCTGAGAAGGGTATGTTTGAAGATGCGTTAGCTATGTATTTTCAAATGGTGGAAGGGGGTGTGGAGCCCGATTGTTACACTTTCCCGCGTGCATTGAAGGCTTGTGGAGGTGTTGGGTTGATTCATGTAGGAGAGGAAGTTCATCGACACGTGATTCGTAGTGGTTTTGGAAGTAATGGGTTTATTCTAAATGCACTTGTTGATATGTATTCAAAATGTGGTGATATTGTTAAGGCTCGAAAGCTCTTTGATCAAATTGGGACAAAGGATTTGGTTTCGTGGAATTCAATGCTCATTGGATACATGAGGCACGAGCTCATAACTAAGGCGTTAAACTTGTTTCGTCTTATGATACGTGATGGAACAGAACCTGACTCTGTATCTATATCAGTATTACTTGCGGCTAGATTACCTTTCTCAATTGGGAAGCAAATTCATGGATGGGTTCTTCGTCGAGGGGCTAATCAAGAATTGTCCATTGTTAACTCATTGGTCGATTTCTATGCAGACCAACAAAAGCTGAAGCAAGTGAGATGGTTGTTTGAACATATGCATGAACGAGATGTCATATCGTGGAATTCAGTCATTTCAGCTCACTCTAAGCATCCTGAAGCCCTGCTGTACTTTGAGGAGCTGGTGAAATCTGGTGACCTACCAGATAGTGTCACATTTGTGTCGTTGTTGTCGACGTGTGCTCATTTAGGGAAACTAGAGGACGCGGAGAGGTTGTTTAGAATTATGAAGGAGAGGTATGATATTAGCCCAAGGATGGAACATTATGGTTGTATGGTGAATCTATATGGGAGACTAGGATTTATAGACAAAGCTTTTGATTTTGTAATGAAGAGAATGGAATCCGAAGCTGGACCAACAGTTTGGGGTGCACTGTTATATGCTTGCTACAGACATGGTAATGTCAAAATAGGAGAGGTAGCGGCGCAACATTTGTTCGAGTTGGAGCCAGATAATGAGCATAATTTTGAGCTTTTGATGAAAATTTATAAGAATGCTGGTCTAATAGAGGATGTAAAGAGAATAAAGATAATGATGGTAGAACGAGGATTAGATACTTCAATACCATACAAAAGTCGTTGAAGTTTCTTAGAACGACATTTTGCCAATGATTTTGCAGTACATCAAGGGAGGAGAGTGTGAATTAATAACTTTAAGGTAAATAGATACTTTGGGATGGTGAAATTGAGTGATATATGGATGAATGAAAACATCAGGTGAAGATTCGTTAGAAAACTGTTTGAAGAGATGAAATACATCTGAGTTTCATAGAAGCACAGTTGAAATTTCTAGCTTAATCTTATCTAGACTACGAAAATAGCTATCATCCAAAATGTTAAATTTCTTATAAATGTACTTTTCTTCTCATCTTCCCCTGTGCTAAAGATGAAGTGAGGATTATTTACGTGCAAAGGAGAAGTCCGGTGCACAAAGCATCCAGCGCTAGTAGGTTCCGGTGCATAATTTACCTGCCCTGACTAGTTCAATTGCATTGACGTTTCAGGATTTGGAAAAAAGTATTATCCTCTAATAGTGCTCCAATGTATTGTCTTGGTAGTAGAACTGACAGGGAATTTCATCGCCTCCTTTGAATCAGAACTTTTATCATTTATCGCTACTTGCCTACTTGGCTATGCACTCTCTTTCTATACATATTTACATTCTGATACACAATCCTCTCTAGTGTATGCATTTCTTTACACTTTGCACCATATTCTTTGGTTTTCTTAATGATTTGCCTTAATTATTAtgcttatattttaaaatatagtcAATGAAAAGTTAAGCCAAAACTTTTACCATAATTAGACCCCAGCATTCACAAGTTTGTCTATCACATAATGGGGGAGACAAATGGCATTATAAAAGACGCAAATTGTTACTGTGCTTACAGAGGTAGAATTACATAAAGGATAGCCAAAAGTGATATGCATACATTAGCTGCAGAAGGGTAAGAAATACTCAAAATGTCTCCTTAAGAGGTAAatactttcactttctttttttgcACTCTTTTATGAGACTTGACAAAAGATAATCATCTGTTAAGGTATTTGATATGAGGATAGAACAGCAGACCTGTTAGTTATGTAAAACTCTgaagataattaaaatatattcataAGATTCCGGAAATGCTTTTCAATGAAGATCAATTGATACAGTTTTGTACACTTGAATATTGATATGCATAATTAATTAATCAGGTATTTttaaatgacttatttgataTATGAAACTGTTAAAAGGACTTGAATTGTTTCAATGGAAGTAAGTTATTTCATTTGAGACCTGTTTAACCATAACAACTCGTCTTCTTCGACCAATCCACTTTGTCTTCCATGGAGCATCACTTGAAACTACTTTATAACCCGCATTTGTATACAATTGTCGAGCACCAAAATCATCCTCATAAGCCTGTAGGGCTAGATACTTAAAACCCCAAAATCTTGCAAGAACATCACATGCATTAAGCAAAGCAGTCGCAACTTTCTGCCTCCTGCAGTTGATTAACATTTTAGTGTGTCAAATCAAATACCATTTGGCATCAAAAGGCACATATAACTCATCTGTATAGAAATACCATATCTATGTTTGCCATATCGGAAATATCCTATGTGACAAATAATGTTTATGAAAAACTTTCGTTTATGATGTTAGCTATATCCCCACATCTGTTTAACATGTTACCTTGACAATTTAACACATTTTTAACAGCTGGAGATAATGAACATGAACAAATGATTTGTGTAAACAAAGAGTATTTTGCACCGTGTCAAAGAAAGGATAAATTCACTTAATGGACAAGAATTGAATCTTGGACCTGAATTTGTTCAATACAGCGATTCCAGAAATGTAGATATATTCTGTTGCTCCTGGAAGGTACTGAAGAACATCATTATGTCTATACACTGTAGCATCAACGACTCCTACAATATCTTTTTCTACCTCAGGAGTGTCATTTGAGGCCTCCACAACTAAACATGCATACCTGTTAGTCAAGAATTTCAGATAGTTAAACTGAACTTCATTAATGACTATTTTCATTTTTACTACAAGAATTGCATTGATCTAGTTGGAGACTTGGAGTAGTGGACCTATAGGTTGGTCGTCTATTTGAAACTTCATAAAAACATTGAATTAATTTGAGCTTgattaataatgaaggaaaccaTCATAAGTAAAATATTGCTCTACATCAAGACAAATTCAGAATTACCATAGCAGACATGAGGTCGTGTAATTATTTTTTGTCTACCAATATTAAACAATCACAATGCACTTAGATTTTCTTGTTTGGGATTGAAGCATAGTTTAATACACTTAGATTTCCTAAGAATAGGAGGAAAATATACTCCAcggaatagaaaataaagattcaAGCCTTATTCCCAAGTTTTGATTTTTACCTGTCTGGTGGAGAATTCTTCAGTCTGTAAAGAAGTCCTGAAAATACTTCAGCCTGCATAATCATAATTCTCATTTTATATgtggataaaaataataatatacatgaacaataacagATAGAACAGTGCTACTGGGATTATAGTATAACAAAGAGAAAATGCAGCCAAATTCATTTCGATATGAAACTGCAACAAATATTTATGatcttcattcttcttcttttttcggTAAAATACATTCATTCCTCTATGTTGCATGCCCATGCCCCTGCCCCTGCCCCCCCTATCTGTTTTCGTAGAAAgatcaataaatacaaaatggTGCAGAAAATACTACATACCGAGAATCAAAGACAAAGCAAAATCAAGAATGGGATTTTGGGAAGAACAAATTCTTGAAAATGaaaggcataatatataaaaatggcATTAACTTGACCTCAGCTGAGACCAAACCGGTTTATTCATCTGCACCGGACATCTATGTCCTTCACTTTGGGTGTGCATAAATAGACCTAAACTATCGTAATGTTGAACAAGTTGGAGGGCAAGCTGAGACCAAATTGATGGGCACGTTTATGTATTACGGCAAAAATTAAAACAGCttgaaaaatcaagaagaaaaggACATGGGGATCTTTTGAAGAAGAAAACAGGTCCACGAAATGCAGTAATAATGAATGTTTGGAATGAACCTGAAAGAATTCAAAGAAcaaatcatcaaagaagaaaagaggttgatgaaatgcttcagctTGAACAGCAGCAACTTTCCTCATTTCTTGTTCAGTCTCAATCATTCTTCTCACTTTCCATCCATAATTATCATTCACTAAACATTCTCCTCTTTGTTTTCCCTCTAACTTCAACCCCACTTGATCTAATTTCCTTGCTGTTGTTGATGAAACTGGAAAAGAACTGCTGCTACATTGTGGTTTCTGTAATCTTTTTCTCCAATTACAAAGTCCTCTGCCTCTATTTATTGAAACTTCTAGGCCTCTGCATTTCCATGAAACATCTTTCTTTAATAATGTGCGGAAGTTGGGTTGCCATTGGCATTGTgccattttttttttactctcaATGATTTCTCTTCATAGTCAAAACAGAAAGAGGAAAACTAGTACATTAGTATCTTTTTTTTGGTTGTAAATTGCGATTTTTGTGGTTCATTGATAGTCTCCTGATTCTCTTTTGTCTCCTTTTCACAttcttgaaattttcttttatttttacatgtaaaaagatctaaaaaatattatattattctaATCAATTTATTCGTGACCATAAAAGATAATGTCCAGTTAAGGCTTGTGGCTATAGATGCACTAATGGATTCTACGCATAATGACAAGACGCAGGAACATTATTGAATGGTTCTAAGCTCATGATTTCCCTTGTGCCTGAAATTCTTTTCTATTTGGATACCAGTTAGCCTAACACGTGTCCCTATGCTACTGTATATTGGGttctattattttttctctttttcttcttttaataaaaGTAGTAATTGTTTAAATTGCATCTTGGATATGGGTAAAACCTGAAACCAAGAGGACCGTTTGGccatataatttttaataaataatgaaatttttaagtattaaaaaaaattagtatttggggtaaattttattttttgaaaactttttaaaataaaatatttttctcaaatattatgACCAAACACATGATAAAATTTCACTCAAAGCTTTACCTAAAAATGAcgtattaaaaatatttgaaaatctattGCGAAACGCTAGGTAAGATTGGAGGAGTAGTAGTTGAGGAATGGgaggaaatagaaaaagaagttgCCATTGAGCTACTTTTTGAGCAAATAATATCAATTAGGAGTGTGCCTAACTTGGTTTTGTTCGGTTGTTTTAGTAAGTTTTTCGCAAGGGGTTATTTAATTTAAATGTTTAGTTCATTTGATTTGTTTTCGAATCATATGTAATTAGTTTTGGATAAGTTTTATCTTATAAATAAATTTACGCTTTTGAGGTGACGTGGACCTTTTATTTCTTTCAAGACGAACATACAGAAGACAGTGAATAACTCTGAAAAGAGCGTTTACCCCATCCATGTACTCGCTTGGAATGCTTTATAGTGAAAGAACAACTCACAAAGCAAATCCTAGTATAACTTAATAGATACTATTAAATTTAAGTTCagaaaatctatatctatatatagatTCTGAACCGTGTCAGCATGGCCcgacattaagatatttatttgtcttttcaatcttgatatatttaaataaaatttttaataaaagaattgcatatgttttctaggattcatccgaaatctagcatgagttcaacatatattattttaatatgcatttacataatttaaattgttaactattgtaatttataatattttttatgtatttttcaaattaatatacgttacttttcttgtccaaatttttgtggcattgatagtcaattatattttaaaaataatttaagtttttaattattgtgatttataatacttttcttctattccaatttcagtgacactactATAATTTCAAGAgccgaccaaatattttatatcttttaaatttttttaagtttttgattattgtgatttctagtatttttcatgtaattttttttgaaatatataacatattaatttttttttttagatattttaagttgtttacaattgtaatttataatactttttatataatttttcaataatatatgttactctccttgtccagagttttgtgtcgacaataaccaattatattttttaaataatttaaatttttgatcattgtgatttataatattttttctatctcaacttatgtggcacaatgcttaaatgaccataataattaattaggggtaatatagtaaaatcacgactgaagcagctgaaacagaaatcagtcaattttttctaaaaaaattgttAGTTATTGctatttacaatactttttatttcattttcaaataatatatgttgctttatatcttcttctgtcccttctcaatttatgtggcactaatataattttgatagtaaattaaatattttatgttgacatatcattttgttattcttatttttctaatacataaatgacttataataaggaatgatatagtaaaatcatcgttcgaaagacgaaaatttaatttaaaacattaagagttaatttcgtattttatgtctattttatttttcatgaaatgttatttattttcttaatacctagatgactcataataattaattaagagcgactattattttattactataaaaattaatataattttatcatatccaatagtaatcatctataattcaccgaaatagtatattaattaaatacggaatgttatatttgtatatgcaaaatatggtattattaaacattattggatagtgcattatatttatctttcacaataataaaattttactatatatatatatatatttttttttttttaacttgatacatattgatccaacacaaattctaagaaaatatttattaaaaaattattttattaaattaaatttattactttttaactttaaaaatttaaatttaagtttaaatatttgtatttctatataagaaaaaaataattttaaaatttaaatttactaaaataaataaataaacaaataaaaagattaattttatatataaaagtgtaacacctcagatttttttttttaatctaagtTAACATTGTAGAAGAGTATGATATTAAGTATTAGCTAGGGTGGTACAAGATAATTATTTATATCGATATTTGATGCCTCCTTATatttgttttgtatgtatatatctatatatttgtatgtatttgttgtaatattaaaattatgtGGGGGCTacttttcaattattatttttctttcaaaattactATTAATAGGAAAAGGGTAGGGAGTATATCATTATCTTCCACTGGAACTTTCCTGCAGAACAAGAACCAAAGTTACTACTAtgtttcttcctcttttttctttgtcccttctctttctctccttttaACAAGGAGAGTTAAACTAAGCTATCAAGAAAGGACTGTTAACGGAGAAGGGATAACCTCATTTTACGGATCATAAGCTCAAGAATTTTGTGGCAACGTCAGACAATTTCAAAAAGTAATTTATAGTATCTATAGTTGGAATTTGAGCTCTAAATGGTAAattctttattctatttttgAATATGATTATAGATAAGCATTTggggttatttaatttgaatcttTACACTATATCTTGAAGTGGGTTCGATTAGTTAGTGTTCTTGAATAAAAGGTAAAAGTTGAATTGGATAGAATTGATGGAATTATGTATTAGGTGAACTGATAACTCGCTCGCAGTGAAGTAAGTCGTTCTATATATAAGTATGTTTAGAGAATTTTCTTCATCAAGAATAGAAGTTGGTGATTGTGTAAACACTATTAATGAAGGTTATGGAGCTTTATGTCCActaggtgttcgataaaatgtcttagtgatttaattatttcatttcatAGTCGAGTATGGCGTAAATAAATTATGGTTATGTATATTGAATCTTTGGGGTCGTTTGGAACCCGCAAATCTACTTTATCTATGAAGTCCTCAAGATTTCCTATTGTAGAATAAAGGAGCAGCCCATTGTATATTGTGGAATTCAGAATTGACGTATGTAAAGCTAAAACCTCCTTCCCCTTCAAGGCACCACCTGTAATCATTTGTTCCTCCTAAAATAACCGAGATAGTTTACTTGATATATGTGAATAGAGTTTACGGTTTCTTTATGCCTAGTACATGACCACGTATCTTTTTCATTTGAAATTACTCATATTCATGCTTCTTGCGTCAATTTGTTGAGGTTAAACATTTGTACTACTCCCGTCAAGTCAAGTATCTAT encodes the following:
- the LOC107858886 gene encoding uncharacterized protein LOC107858886 translates to MAQCQWQPNFRTLLKKDVSWKCRGLEVSINRGRGLCNWRKRLQKPQCSSSSFPVSSTTARKLDQVGLKLEGKQRGECLVNDNYGWKVRRMIETEQEMRKVAAVQAEAFHQPLFFFDDLFFEFFQAEVFSGLLYRLKNSPPDRYACLVVEASNDTPEVEKDIVGVVDATVYRHNDVLQYLPGATEYIYISGIAVLNKFRRQKVATALLNACDVLARFWGFKYLALQAYEDDFGARQLYTNAGYKVVSSDAPWKTKWIGRRRRVVMVKQVSNEITYFH
- the LOC107858885 gene encoding pentatricopeptide repeat-containing protein At4g25270, chloroplastic, which produces MSLILHQNIPVSMNFRWPNYICAKSTCPVTFSYTNEHTKNSKRRRISLQKSGQTHLAGNEKIQPKTKLEALETVITKLELTVKNGTDIYDPQIFASLLETCFQLQAIDHGIRVHHLIPEKLLRKNVGISSKLIRLYAFSGQTQKAHQLFDKMPKRNASAFPWNSIISGYAEKGMFEDALAMYFQMVEGGVEPDCYTFPRALKACGGVGLIHVGEEVHRHVIRSGFGSNGFILNALVDMYSKCGDIVKARKLFDQIGTKDLVSWNSMLIGYMRHELITKALNLFRLMIRDGTEPDSVSISVLLAARLPFSIGKQIHGWVLRRGANQELSIVNSLVDFYADQQKLKQVRWLFEHMHERDVISWNSVISAHSKHPEALLYFEELVKSGDLPDSVTFVSLLSTCAHLGKLEDAERLFRIMKERYDISPRMEHYGCMVNLYGRLGFIDKAFDFVMKRMESEAGPTVWGALLYACYRHGNVKIGEVAAQHLFELEPDNEHNFELLMKIYKNAGLIEDVKRIKIMMVERGLDTSIPYKSR